A window of the Acidovorax sp. YS12 genome harbors these coding sequences:
- a CDS encoding sensor histidine kinase: MIAHLPDLLRAVVTDVMLILLLCTMATPRYKSKAVYAMAIALVLIANLSANYYFYRTQNYTAVFHVDLAMLLVIGIALKPLFKDSIMQWCFSYVTIINIDAAVVFLSYFFRNLFPDPLYGNSIARLVLLSVLIVVFKKWVSVPYRKVLDYWHIHLLPIVALLVCLLGYFFGGDIRDTLTRNQLSLFLLISLGFAVYTSIIYSLNIITKQNAMREENQLMRAEREYLQLATNGMTERLKLMEDVSEQNTRTEHDRRHFHNVLLGLLERGQTTEATALLQAHNQAAPEISKVYCANPAINAAVCHYAGIAEQAGIRTEISLDIPSHPGVDPFGLSMVVSNLMENAIHSCQGLPEDRPRYIRLICRHAGRLLLEVENPCAADATLDENGHPLVRSEGHGIGSKSVAAFARKYDGELLYAINNGVFRVRLLV, from the coding sequence ATGATCGCGCATCTCCCCGATCTGCTGAGGGCCGTGGTCACGGATGTGATGCTGATCCTCCTGCTCTGCACCATGGCCACGCCAAGGTACAAGAGCAAGGCGGTCTACGCGATGGCCATCGCGCTCGTATTGATCGCGAACCTCAGCGCAAATTACTACTTCTACCGCACCCAGAACTACACGGCTGTATTTCATGTCGATCTGGCGATGCTGCTGGTGATCGGGATTGCCCTGAAACCCCTGTTCAAGGACAGCATCATGCAATGGTGCTTCAGCTATGTCACCATCATCAACATCGATGCAGCGGTGGTGTTCCTGAGCTATTTCTTCCGGAATCTGTTCCCCGATCCGCTCTACGGCAACTCCATTGCACGCCTCGTCCTTCTCTCGGTATTGATCGTGGTATTTAAGAAATGGGTCTCCGTGCCATATCGCAAGGTGCTGGATTACTGGCATATCCACCTGCTGCCCATCGTTGCGTTGCTGGTCTGCCTGTTGGGGTACTTCTTCGGCGGCGACATCCGCGACACGCTGACCAGAAACCAGTTGTCCTTGTTTCTTCTCATTTCCCTGGGATTCGCGGTATATACCTCCATCATCTATTCGCTCAATATCATAACCAAGCAGAATGCAATGCGCGAAGAGAATCAGCTCATGCGCGCAGAAAGAGAATATCTCCAGCTGGCGACGAACGGCATGACCGAAAGGCTCAAGCTGATGGAAGACGTGTCGGAGCAGAACACCCGCACGGAACATGATCGCCGCCATTTCCACAACGTGCTGCTGGGGCTTCTGGAACGCGGCCAAACCACAGAGGCCACGGCATTGCTGCAGGCCCACAACCAGGCGGCACCGGAGATCAGCAAGGTCTATTGCGCGAACCCGGCCATCAATGCCGCCGTCTGCCACTACGCCGGCATTGCGGAACAGGCGGGAATACGCACGGAAATTTCCCTGGACATCCCCAGCCACCCTGGCGTCGATCCGTTCGGTCTTTCCATGGTGGTTTCAAACCTCATGGAAAATGCCATCCATTCCTGCCAGGGCCTGCCAGAAGACCGGCCCCGCTATATCCGGCTCATCTGCCGCCATGCAGGGCGGCTGTTATTGGAAGTGGAAAACCCCTGCGCCGCAGATGCCACCCTGGATGAAAACGGCCATCCGCTCGTTCGCAGCGAGGGGCATGGCATCGGCAGCAAGAGCGTAGCCGCCTTCGCCAGGAAATACGATGGCGAACTGCTGTATGCAATCAACAATGGCGTCTTCCGCGTACGCCTCCTGGTGTAG
- a CDS encoding Crp/Fnr family transcriptional regulator, whose translation MDTQQFDIPRYLAALPLFQEMTPSELQRLATGCRLRRYGRGDCIFRVGMPCEEFHVTVTGQIKLFAISPAGQEKVIELAGPGVSFAEALMFTDKPYIINAQALADALVLSVGKAAVVREIEDDPRFAMHMLAGISRRLHGLVHDVQAYSLHSGMQRVIGYLLHSLPEDGPASSTAGASAGSATGCKDAVALNVSLPVSKATIASRLSITPEYFSRVLHELEEAGLIRIDKRDIHIPNAARLASHTLQ comes from the coding sequence ATGGACACCCAGCAATTCGACATCCCCCGCTACCTGGCCGCCCTGCCGCTGTTCCAGGAAATGACCCCGTCCGAGCTGCAGCGGCTGGCCACGGGCTGCCGCCTGCGGCGCTACGGGCGCGGCGACTGCATCTTCCGCGTGGGCATGCCCTGCGAGGAGTTCCACGTCACCGTCACCGGCCAGATCAAGCTGTTCGCCATCTCGCCCGCCGGGCAGGAGAAGGTGATCGAGCTGGCCGGGCCCGGCGTGAGCTTCGCCGAGGCGCTGATGTTCACCGACAAGCCCTACATCATCAACGCCCAGGCCCTGGCCGACGCACTGGTGCTGAGCGTGGGCAAGGCCGCCGTGGTGCGCGAGATCGAGGACGACCCGCGCTTCGCCATGCACATGCTGGCCGGCATCTCGCGCCGCCTGCACGGGCTGGTGCATGACGTGCAGGCCTACTCGCTGCACAGCGGCATGCAGCGCGTCATCGGCTACCTGCTGCACTCGCTGCCCGAGGACGGCCCCGCCAGCAGCACCGCCGGTGCCAGCGCGGGCAGCGCCACGGGCTGCAAGGACGCCGTGGCGCTGAACGTCTCGCTGCCCGTGAGCAAGGCCACCATTGCCTCGCGCCTGTCGATCACGCCGGAATACTTCTCGCGCGTGCTGCACGAGCTGGAGGAAGCCGGCCTGATCCGCATCGACAAGCGCGACATCCACATCCCCAACGCCGCGCGGCTGGCCAGCCACACGCTGCAATAA
- the hemF gene encoding oxygen-dependent coproporphyrinogen oxidase encodes MALSAFNPPSTAERVRGYLLDLQSRITGAVEAIEGPRGARFLVDPWHKSPEEPLQGDGVTQILEGGRVFERAGVGFSHVRGAQLPPSATQHRPELAGAPFEAMGVSLVFHPLNPYVPTVHMNVRMIAAGQPGQGPVCWFGGGMDLTPYYGFEEDAVHFHRICHDTLKPFGEGLYLRFKRWCDEYFYLKHRDEQRGVGGIFFDDFSALGFERSLAMTQAVGDAFLQAYLPIVERRMALPFGERERGFQLYRRGRYVEFNLVWDRGTHFGLQSGGRTESILLSMPPLVSWQYRREDPPGSHEAELTRRFLVRRNWI; translated from the coding sequence ATGGCGCTGTCTGCATTCAATCCGCCCAGCACGGCCGAGCGCGTGCGCGGCTACCTGCTCGACCTGCAGTCGCGCATCACCGGCGCGGTGGAGGCCATCGAAGGGCCGCGCGGCGCACGCTTCCTGGTCGATCCCTGGCACAAGAGCCCCGAGGAGCCCCTGCAGGGCGACGGCGTGACGCAGATCCTCGAAGGCGGGCGCGTGTTCGAGCGCGCCGGGGTCGGCTTCTCGCACGTGCGCGGCGCGCAGCTGCCGCCCTCGGCCACCCAGCACCGGCCGGAGCTGGCCGGGGCGCCGTTCGAGGCCATGGGCGTCTCGCTGGTGTTCCACCCGCTCAACCCCTACGTGCCCACGGTGCACATGAACGTGCGCATGATCGCGGCTGGCCAGCCGGGGCAGGGGCCGGTGTGCTGGTTCGGCGGCGGCATGGACCTGACGCCGTACTACGGCTTCGAGGAAGACGCGGTGCATTTTCACCGCATCTGCCACGACACGCTCAAGCCCTTCGGCGAGGGCCTGTACCTGCGCTTCAAGCGCTGGTGCGATGAATACTTCTACCTCAAGCACCGCGACGAGCAGCGCGGCGTGGGCGGCATCTTCTTCGACGACTTCTCGGCCCTGGGCTTCGAGCGCAGCCTGGCGATGACGCAGGCCGTGGGCGACGCCTTCCTGCAGGCCTACCTGCCCATCGTCGAGCGCCGCATGGCGCTGCCGTTCGGCGAGCGCGAGCGCGGCTTCCAGCTCTACCGGCGCGGCCGCTACGTCGAGTTCAACCTGGTCTGGGACCGGGGCACGCATTTCGGCCTGCAGTCGGGCGGGCGCACCGAGTCCATCCTGCTGTCCATGCCGCCGCTGGTGTCGTGGCAGTACCGGCGCGAGGACCCGCCGGGCTCGCACGAGGCCGAGCTGACGCGGCGCTTCCTGGTGCGGCGCAACTGGATTTGA
- a CDS encoding YebC/PmpR family DNA-binding transcriptional regulator: MAGHSKWANIQHRKGRQDEKRGKVWTRIIREIMVAARQGGGDPTANPRLRLAIDKAKAANMPADNIKRNVDKATGNLEGVVYEEIRYEGYGIGGAAIIVDTMTDNRVRTVAEVRHAFSKYGGNMGTEGSVAFQFKHCGQLIFAPGTSEDKVMEVALEAGAEDVIADEDGAIEVLTAPGDFEAVRDALEAAGLKPEVAEVTMRAENTIELAGDDAARMQKLLDMIEELDDVQDVYHNAVF, from the coding sequence GTGGCAGGACACAGCAAATGGGCCAATATCCAGCATCGCAAAGGCCGCCAGGACGAAAAGCGCGGCAAGGTCTGGACCCGCATCATCCGTGAAATCATGGTCGCCGCCCGCCAGGGCGGGGGCGACCCGACGGCCAACCCGCGCCTGCGCCTGGCCATCGACAAGGCCAAGGCGGCCAACATGCCGGCCGACAACATCAAGCGCAACGTGGACAAGGCCACGGGCAACCTCGAAGGCGTGGTGTACGAGGAAATCCGCTATGAGGGCTACGGCATCGGCGGCGCGGCCATCATCGTCGACACCATGACCGACAACCGCGTGCGCACCGTGGCCGAGGTGCGCCACGCCTTCAGCAAGTACGGCGGCAACATGGGCACCGAGGGCTCGGTGGCGTTCCAGTTCAAGCATTGCGGCCAGCTCATCTTCGCTCCCGGCACGAGCGAGGACAAGGTGATGGAAGTGGCGCTGGAGGCCGGCGCCGAGGACGTGATCGCCGATGAGGACGGCGCCATCGAAGTGCTCACCGCGCCGGGCGACTTCGAGGCCGTGCGCGACGCGCTGGAGGCCGCGGGCCTGAAGCCCGAGGTGGCCGAGGTGACCATGCGCGCCGAGAACACCATCGAACTCGCCGGCGACGACGCCGCGCGCATGCAGAAGCTGCTCGACATGATCGAAGAACTGGACGACGTGCAGGACGTCTACCACAACGCCGTCTTCTAG
- the maf gene encoding septum formation inhibitor Maf produces MTDKFIYLASQSPRRRQLLEQLGVRYELLLPGPEEDAEAIEAVLPGEDPAAYVQRVTALKLDAAVARHAGRRLAPAPILCSDTTVALGPRIYGKPEDAQDAARMLAELAGRAHQVLTAVALQAADGRRLAALSVSRVRFGAMTPAQIAAYVASGEPLGKAGAYGIQGPVAQYVENLDGSYTGIMGLPLYETAGLLRAAGVLD; encoded by the coding sequence TTGACTGATAAATTTATCTACCTCGCCTCGCAGAGTCCGCGCCGCCGCCAGCTGCTGGAGCAACTGGGTGTGCGCTACGAGCTGCTGCTGCCCGGCCCCGAAGAGGACGCCGAGGCCATCGAGGCCGTGCTGCCCGGCGAAGATCCCGCCGCTTATGTGCAGCGCGTCACCGCGCTCAAGCTCGACGCCGCCGTGGCGCGCCACGCGGGGCGGCGGCTGGCACCGGCGCCCATCCTGTGTTCCGACACCACGGTGGCGCTGGGCCCGCGCATCTACGGCAAGCCCGAGGATGCGCAGGATGCCGCGCGCATGCTGGCCGAACTGGCGGGGCGCGCGCACCAGGTGCTCACCGCCGTGGCCCTGCAGGCGGCGGATGGGCGGCGCCTGGCGGCGCTGTCGGTCTCGCGCGTGCGCTTCGGCGCGATGACGCCGGCGCAGATCGCCGCCTACGTTGCCAGCGGCGAGCCCCTGGGCAAGGCCGGGGCCTATGGCATCCAGGGGCCGGTGGCGCAGTACGTGGAGAACCTCGACGGCAGCTACACCGGCATCATGGGGCTGCCCTTGTACGAAACGGCCGGGCTGCTGCGCGCCGCCGGGGTGCTGGACTGA
- a CDS encoding DUF853 family protein: MADPILIAQHAATTCHLLPGLANRHGLITGATGTGKTVTLQTLAERFSRIGVPVFMADVKGDLTGISQPGSVAPKLAATLQERGLPLPAPTACPTQLWDVFGEQGHPVRATISDMGPLLLGRMLNLNDTQMGVLNLVFKIADDNGLLLLDLKDLRTMLAYVGDNAKEFTTAYGNISAASVGAIQRGLLQIEQQGGDKFFGEPMLDLNDFMQTVDGQGMVNILAADKLMNAPRLYATFLLWMLSDLFERLPEIGDPEKPKLVFFFDEAHLLFNEAPKVLVERIELVVRLIRSKGVGVYFVTQNPLDIPDTVLAQLGNRVQHALRAFTPRDQKAVKATATTMRQNPGLDIEAAITELAVGEALVSCLDEKGRPGVTERVYVLAPGSQIGPITPQQRQALVAGSLVAGVYEKMVDRESAYEKLQARTGAPAPGTPAAASGTPAQGADGGLLGGLGDVLFGTTGPRGAKHDGLVQTMAKTAARTVGSSLGKEILRGVMGSLFGGGGKRR, translated from the coding sequence ATGGCCGACCCGATCCTGATTGCCCAGCACGCTGCCACCACCTGCCACCTGCTCCCGGGCCTGGCCAATCGCCACGGCCTCATCACCGGCGCCACGGGCACGGGCAAGACCGTGACGCTGCAAACCCTGGCGGAGCGCTTCTCGCGCATCGGCGTGCCGGTGTTCATGGCCGACGTGAAGGGCGACCTCACCGGCATCAGCCAGCCGGGCAGCGTAGCACCCAAGCTCGCCGCCACGCTGCAGGAGCGCGGCCTGCCGCTGCCCGCGCCCACGGCCTGCCCGACGCAGCTGTGGGACGTGTTCGGCGAGCAGGGCCACCCGGTGCGCGCCACCATCTCCGACATGGGGCCACTGCTGCTCGGGCGCATGCTGAACCTCAACGATACGCAGATGGGCGTGCTGAACCTAGTGTTCAAGATCGCCGATGATAATGGTTTGCTGTTGCTCGACCTGAAGGATCTGCGCACCATGCTCGCCTACGTGGGCGACAACGCCAAGGAGTTCACCACGGCCTACGGCAACATCAGCGCCGCCAGCGTGGGCGCCATCCAGCGCGGCCTGCTGCAGATCGAACAGCAGGGCGGCGACAAGTTCTTCGGCGAGCCCATGCTCGACCTGAACGACTTCATGCAGACCGTGGACGGCCAGGGCATGGTCAACATCCTCGCGGCCGACAAGCTGATGAACGCGCCGCGCCTGTACGCCACCTTCCTGCTGTGGATGCTGTCGGACCTGTTCGAGCGCCTGCCCGAGATCGGCGACCCTGAAAAACCCAAGCTGGTGTTCTTCTTCGACGAAGCCCACCTGCTGTTCAACGAGGCGCCGAAGGTGCTGGTCGAGCGCATCGAACTCGTGGTGCGCCTGATCCGCTCCAAGGGCGTAGGCGTGTACTTCGTCACGCAGAACCCGCTGGACATTCCCGACACCGTGCTGGCCCAGCTCGGCAACCGCGTGCAGCACGCGCTGCGCGCCTTCACCCCGCGCGACCAGAAGGCCGTGAAGGCCACCGCCACCACCATGCGCCAGAACCCCGGCCTGGACATCGAGGCCGCCATCACCGAGCTGGCCGTGGGCGAGGCGCTGGTGAGCTGCCTGGACGAGAAAGGCCGCCCCGGCGTGACCGAGCGCGTCTACGTGCTGGCGCCGGGCAGCCAGATCGGCCCGATCACGCCGCAGCAGCGCCAGGCGCTGGTCGCGGGCTCGCTGGTGGCGGGCGTGTACGAGAAGATGGTGGACCGCGAATCGGCCTACGAAAAGCTGCAGGCGCGCACCGGCGCACCCGCCCCGGGGACGCCTGCGGCGGCCAGCGGCACACCCGCGCAGGGCGCGGACGGCGGCCTGCTGGGCGGGCTGGGCGACGTGCTCTTCGGCACCACCGGCCCGCGCGGCGCCAAGCACGACGGCCTGGTGCAGACCATGGCCAAAACGGCGGCGCGCACCGTGGGCTCCAGCCTGGGCAAGGAAATCCTGCGCGGCGTCATGGGCAGCCTGTTCGGGGGCGGCGGCAAGCGCCGCTGA
- the rsfS gene encoding ribosome silencing factor produces MTTSTKTETAAKKDVAKLQRAIVDGLEDVKAQDIQVFNTEHLSPLFERVIVATGSSNRQTKALAASVRDAVREAGFSKPRSEGEENGEWIIVDCGQAVAHIMQPAIRQYYRLEEIWGDKPVRLKLGAAKPRKVTASEDEAPAKKPAAKKSAAVKKAPARKAAQAAPKKAAAKKAPAKQAPKATAAAAKKPVAKPAAKAAAKKAPVKTVVVNKPVAKKAAPKAAATAKKPAAKKAPARKAAARKPAPKG; encoded by the coding sequence ATGACCACCTCCACCAAAACGGAAACCGCAGCCAAGAAGGACGTCGCCAAGCTCCAGCGCGCCATCGTCGATGGACTGGAGGACGTGAAGGCCCAAGACATCCAGGTCTTCAACACCGAGCATCTTTCGCCGCTGTTCGAGCGCGTGATCGTGGCCACCGGCAGCTCCAACCGCCAGACCAAGGCCCTGGCCGCCAGCGTGCGCGACGCCGTGCGCGAGGCCGGTTTCTCCAAGCCGCGCTCCGAGGGCGAGGAAAACGGCGAATGGATCATCGTGGACTGCGGCCAGGCCGTGGCGCACATCATGCAGCCGGCCATCCGCCAGTACTACCGCCTGGAGGAAATCTGGGGCGACAAGCCCGTGCGCCTCAAGCTCGGCGCCGCCAAGCCGCGCAAGGTGACGGCGTCGGAGGACGAAGCGCCGGCCAAGAAGCCCGCCGCCAAGAAGTCCGCTGCCGTGAAAAAGGCCCCGGCCAGGAAGGCGGCGCAAGCGGCGCCGAAGAAGGCCGCCGCCAAGAAGGCCCCGGCCAAGCAAGCCCCCAAGGCCACTGCCGCCGCCGCGAAGAAACCCGTGGCCAAGCCTGCGGCCAAGGCCGCCGCCAAGAAGGCGCCGGTGAAGACCGTGGTGGTGAACAAGCCCGTGGCCAAGAAGGCGGCGCCGAAGGCCGCAGCCACCGCCAAGAAGCCCGCCGCCAAGAAGGCCCCGGCCAGGAAAGCGGCCGCCAGGAAGCCCGCGCCGAAGGGCTGA
- the purD gene encoding phosphoribosylamine--glycine ligase: MKVLVIGGGGREHALAWKLAQSPRATKVYLAPGNGGTAHHPKFENLPITGVVQLREWAQEQKVGLTVVGPEAPLAAGVVDEFRAHGLRVFGPTKVAAQLESSKAFSKAFMRRHGIPTADYDTFTDPAAAHAFVDRLGAPIVVKADGLAAGKGVVVAMTLQEAHDAVDFMLVDNKYGVAHNEGGARVVIEAFLEGEEASFIVLCDGKNVAALATSQDHKRLKDGDEGPNTGGMGAYSPAPVVTADVHARAMREIILPTIRGMEKDGVPYTGFLYAGLMIDAKGHPKTLEFNCRMGDPETQPIMMRLKSDLMDVMLAATDGKLDQVELQWDRRTALGVVMAAHGYPEDPRKGDAITGLPPEADDAMVFHAGTQLQDGVLRTSGGRVLCVTALGDNVRQAQQRAYDVARGIHFDGAQYRRDIGHRAVKN; encoded by the coding sequence ATGAAAGTACTCGTCATAGGCGGCGGTGGCCGCGAACACGCGCTGGCCTGGAAACTGGCCCAGTCGCCCCGGGCCACCAAGGTCTATCTCGCGCCCGGCAACGGCGGCACGGCGCACCACCCCAAGTTCGAGAACCTGCCCATCACCGGCGTGGTGCAGCTGCGCGAATGGGCGCAGGAGCAGAAGGTCGGCCTCACGGTGGTCGGCCCCGAGGCGCCGCTGGCCGCCGGCGTGGTGGATGAATTCCGCGCCCATGGCCTGCGCGTCTTCGGCCCGACCAAGGTCGCCGCGCAGCTCGAAAGCTCCAAGGCCTTCTCCAAGGCGTTCATGCGCCGCCACGGCATTCCCACGGCGGACTACGACACCTTCACCGACCCGGCCGCGGCCCACGCCTTCGTGGACCGCCTGGGCGCGCCCATCGTCGTCAAGGCCGATGGCCTGGCGGCGGGCAAGGGCGTGGTGGTGGCGATGACGCTCCAGGAAGCGCACGACGCAGTGGACTTCATGCTGGTGGACAACAAGTACGGCGTGGCGCACAACGAAGGCGGCGCGCGCGTGGTCATCGAGGCATTTCTGGAAGGTGAAGAAGCCAGCTTCATCGTGCTGTGCGACGGCAAGAACGTGGCCGCGCTGGCCACCAGCCAGGACCACAAGCGCCTCAAGGACGGCGACGAAGGCCCGAACACCGGCGGCATGGGCGCGTATTCGCCCGCCCCGGTGGTCACGGCTGACGTGCACGCCCGCGCCATGCGCGAAATCATCCTGCCCACCATCCGCGGCATGGAAAAGGACGGCGTTCCCTACACCGGCTTCCTCTACGCGGGCCTGATGATCGACGCCAAGGGCCACCCCAAGACGCTCGAATTCAACTGCCGCATGGGCGACCCCGAGACGCAGCCCATCATGATGCGCCTCAAGAGCGACCTGATGGACGTGATGCTGGCTGCCACCGACGGCAAGCTCGACCAGGTCGAGCTGCAGTGGGACCGCCGCACCGCGCTCGGCGTGGTGATGGCCGCGCACGGCTACCCCGAGGACCCGCGCAAGGGCGACGCCATCACCGGCCTGCCGCCCGAGGCCGACGACGCCATGGTGTTCCACGCCGGCACGCAGTTGCAGGACGGCGTGCTGCGTACCAGCGGCGGCCGCGTGCTGTGCGTGACGGCGCTGGGCGACAACGTGCGCCAGGCGCAGCAGCGCGCCTACGACGTGGCGCGCGGCATCCACTTCGACGGCGCGCAGTACCGCCGCGACATCGGCCACCGGGCGGTAAAGAACTGA
- a CDS encoding response regulator transcription factor, which translates to MVRIAICDDVPHELRSLVALAEQYVSIHGIDAEVTGFSHPDALLTAMEAERFHVYVLDIVMPMVNGLELGREIRRLDREAQIIYATTEPQFALQAYAAHPLSYLVKPVSRPQLFDAFALALAKADTAEEPCFAVKTIDSLRVLSLSHIVCCEYSNHAVIFSLTHGERLYSRTFRENFSDYCAPILRERHFLQCHAAFVINMRRVERFAKDSFTLCGGKTVPIAPKRYAAVRDAYMDYLMARMGDRGKTG; encoded by the coding sequence ATGGTGCGCATTGCAATCTGCGACGATGTGCCGCATGAACTGCGGAGCCTCGTCGCACTCGCCGAGCAGTACGTATCCATCCATGGCATCGATGCCGAAGTGACCGGGTTCAGCCACCCGGATGCGCTATTGACGGCCATGGAAGCAGAGCGCTTTCATGTCTACGTGCTGGACATCGTCATGCCGATGGTCAACGGGCTGGAACTAGGCAGGGAAATCCGCCGTCTCGACCGCGAAGCGCAGATCATCTACGCCACCACCGAGCCGCAATTCGCCTTGCAGGCCTATGCGGCCCATCCCCTGTCTTATCTCGTCAAGCCGGTCAGCAGGCCGCAGTTGTTCGATGCCTTTGCGCTGGCCCTCGCCAAGGCCGACACCGCCGAGGAGCCATGCTTTGCCGTCAAAACCATCGACAGCCTGCGCGTACTCAGCCTGTCGCACATCGTTTGCTGTGAATACAGCAACCATGCCGTGATCTTCAGCCTCACGCATGGCGAGAGGCTGTACAGCCGCACCTTCAGGGAAAACTTCTCGGACTACTGTGCGCCCATCTTGCGGGAAAGGCATTTTCTGCAGTGCCACGCCGCATTCGTGATCAACATGCGCCGGGTTGAACGCTTTGCCAAGGACAGTTTCACACTTTGCGGCGGAAAAACCGTTCCCATTGCGCCCAAACGGTACGCCGCCGTGCGGGATGCCTATATGGACTACCTGATGGCAAGAATGGGCGACCGGGGAAAAACCGGATGA
- the rlmH gene encoding 23S rRNA (pseudouridine(1915)-N(3))-methyltransferase RlmH, producing MKLLIVAVGQRVPDWAQTAYDDYAKRFPPELKVELKAVKTEPRGSKTLETLYAAERERIEAAIPRGTRVVALDERGTSLTTKALAERLKGWQLGGDDVALVIGGPDGLDPAFRQAAHERIRLSDLTLPHAMVRVLLIEQLYRAWSVNAGHPYHRE from the coding sequence ATGAAGCTGCTCATCGTGGCCGTGGGCCAGCGCGTGCCCGACTGGGCGCAGACGGCCTATGACGACTATGCCAAGCGCTTTCCGCCGGAACTCAAGGTGGAGCTCAAGGCCGTCAAGACCGAGCCGCGCGGCTCCAAGACGCTGGAGACCCTGTACGCGGCCGAGCGCGAGCGCATCGAGGCCGCCATTCCGCGCGGCACCCGTGTCGTGGCGCTGGACGAACGCGGCACCAGCCTGACCACGAAGGCGCTGGCCGAGCGCCTCAAGGGCTGGCAGCTCGGCGGCGACGACGTGGCGCTGGTCATTGGCGGGCCGGACGGGCTCGACCCGGCGTTCCGCCAGGCCGCGCACGAGCGCATCCGCCTGTCCGACCTGACGCTGCCGCACGCCATGGTGCGCGTGCTGCTGATCGAGCAGCTCTACCGCGCCTGGTCGGTGAATGCGGGGCACCCGTACCACCGCGAATAG